Genomic segment of Deltaproteobacteria bacterium:
GGCTACCTCAAACCCGAAGCGGCCCTGGAAACGGCCAACGCCTCGTTCCAACTCCCAGGGGTGGTCCAGAGTATCCGGGAGGCCCAAAATGTATCCATCACCGAACTCGGGTCTAGGCTGGCATGGCTTTTCATCTATTTCGCTGCAGGGCTCTGCGGCTTGGCCGTGGTCTGTCTGCGACGGCCCCTAGCCCTGACCCTGCTGCCGTTCATCGGTCTGGCTCTGGCCTCGGTCAAGCTCGGCAACAGATTCACCATGTACGGGCCACCGGTCCTGGGCATTGGTCTCGGGCTCGGACTGGCCCTGCTCCTCCCCAGAATTCTGCCCAAGCCGGCCAGGGCAAGATGGCTGGTCCAAATTATTCTGGCCGTGGCCTTGGCCTGGCCGGCCGTTCAACTCTCCAGACAGTTCAGGCCAGGTCCCATCTTGCCCAACGTCTTTGCCCAGACTCTTCTGGATCTGAGAGAGAATTCATCAGAAGACGCCCAGCTCTGGCAATGGTGGGACTACGGCTATGCCGCCCAGTACTATTCCCAAAGAAGGTCCTTTGGCGACGGAGGAGATCATGAGGGCCCACACCTCTATCCCCTGGCCGTGGCCCATGCCACGGCCGCTCCTCTGCAGGCAGCCCAGACCATACTCTTGGTTGCCGCCACCCAGCAGGAGCAATGGGCCGAATGGTCCGCCCAGGGCAAGACTCCGACCAATCCTGAAGGAACGATACCGTATTATCCGACAGATCCCGTACTTCCCTTGCGAGGGATGACCGGATCTGAGGCCGCGGAGTTCATGGCCTCCCTGGCCACAAAACGCCAAACCTGGCCCCACGACCTGCCCGATCAACTTTTGGTGCTTTCCTGGGAAAATCTCCGCCTAGCCTATTGGATCTGCACCTTTGGCAACTGGGATCTGGCCACGGAAAAAAGCCGGGGCGGAGGCATCCAGGCCCTGACCGGACAGGCCAAATTCGACACCAAACAGGGCCTGGTCATCCTGCCCCAGGGCACCGTCGAACTGAAGACAATGAGGGCCATTGATGACAAAGGCCTTCGTGAAACGGCCTGGAAACGCTCCAAAGGCTTCCATCTTTTGATCAACAATCTCAGCCGGGAGGCCTTCCTGATGGACGACCTGGTCCACGACTCCATGCTTGTACAAATGCTCCTGACCGATCCCGAATCATTTTCATCGGAATTTGAGCTCGTCCTGGACCGATTCCCTTGGAATCGCGTATACCGAGTCCGCTCCGAATCATTCCCCGGACGCCACGAATCCGCTAACGAATAACTCCGTATCGCCTAGGGAAATCGGCCTTTGGCCAGCTTATTGTCTTGACGGAGCTACGTGCCCGAAGTACGAAAGATTCATATTCTCATCAAACAAGCGGGATTGAACCCTATGTCACAACCCTCCTTCGAAACGCTGAATCTTCGCAAAACCCCCAAGATATCCGACAAGGAATTTGTGGACTTGCGAAATTTCATTTACGAAAGCACAGGCATAGATATTCCGGAAAAACGAAAATATCTTCTGGAGACCAGACTTGGCACCCGTCTCAAGGACCTGAGCCTGAATACCTTTGGCGACTACTTCAACTATCTGAAGTTCGACCCCGGCAAAACCCGGGAGATGGAGAATCTCTTCCAGCAGATCACAACCAACGAAACCAGCCTGTTTAGGGACGTCAAGCAGCTCCAGGTTTTCGAAGACTTTGTTCTCAAGGATATCCTGGAACGCCAGGCTTCTACCAAGGAACTCAACATCTGGTCGGCCGGCTGCTCCTCCGGCGAGGAGCCGTACACCTTGGGCATCATGCTTCATGAGGCCCTGCGCATGGCCATTATCGGCTGGAGAGTCAGGATCACCGCCAACGATCTGTCCTCTGCCATGCTGGAAAAGGCCAGACGCGGTGTGTACAATGACTACGCCATCCGGACCACACCTCCGGACATTCTGAACAAGTACTTCACCAAGGAGACGGACGGCTACAAAATTCATCCGAAAGTCGCCAAACTGGTGACCTTCTCCCAGATCAATCTCAACGACCGTCTGGCCCTCAAAAAAATTCCCAAATCACACGTGGTGTTCTGCCGAAACGTCATCATCTATTTCGACGATGAAATGAAAAAAAAGGTCATCTCTGCTTTTTACGACAATCTCCATCCCGACGGGTATCTTGTGCTCGGACATTCCGAAAGCATCCACAAGATCAGTCGGTCGTTCCAGCCGGTCATGAAGCCCGGCGGGATTGTCTACAAACGCATGAGTTGAGGGAAACGATGCTCCCCCGGCCAACAATGATCGATACCCGTAACGACACGGAGCCATAGAGTGAATAAGGTCTGTTTGGAACATCTGGAAACCGGCATGGTTCTGGCCAAGGACATCCCTGGCCTTGATGGCGGCGTCTTCATGGCCAAGGGAACCTGTCTCGATCCCGGCAGCATCGAGGCCCTGGACGATCTCGGCGCTCCCTTCGTCTTTGTGACGCCCGGGCATGACGATACCTCGCTCGCCGTGTCCAGGACCGAGGACTACGTCGCCCGTTTCTTCGCCTATGTGAACCCGGACAACCCGGCCATCCTTGAGCTCTACCGACTGGTTCTTGAGCGGGCCTACAAATCGGTTTTCCCCAAATGGCTTTTGCCTTGCGAAAAGGATTTACGGGCCAAGAACGTCGAACATATGAAGGACTTGTTTTTCAAGGATCATGGCGACATAGACGAACTGGTTCGTCACGAGACCGAGTTGGCCTCCTTTCCCGACGTCTATTTCAAGATCAAGGAAATCCTCGACTCACCGACCAGTTCGGCCGCCGACATCGCCAAGGTCGTCGCCAGCGATGTCGGCTTGTCGGCCAAACTCCTGCGCCTGGTGAACAGCTCCCTCTTCTCGTTCAGTTCAAAGATCGATTCAGTGACCCACGCCGTTTCTCTCATTGGTACCCGAGAGCTGGCCACCCTGGCCCTCGGCATCTCCACCATCAATTTTTTCAAGGACATCCCGCCAGAACTCATCGACATGAAAGTCTTCTGGCGGCACTCCCTGAGTTGCGGGGTTTTCGGCAAGCTCATCGCCGGGCAGATCCCTGAATTTAAGGCCGATAAATTTTTTACGGCCGGCCTGCTTCATGACTGCGGCAGACTCATCATGTACAAAAACATGCCCTACGCTTCGGTGCAGGCCTTGTTGAGCGCCAGGACGGAGATGCTCCCTCTGGTCGATGCCGAACAGCAAATTCTGGGTTTCAATCACACGGAGGTGGCCCGCAAGCTCATGGAGACGTGGTCGTTCCCGTCTAATCTGACGACAATCATTGGCGGACACCACGACCCCATGGCCTCCGATGAGCCGCGTGAGACGGCCGTCATCACTCTGGCCGATATCCTCGCCAATGCCGCAGCCATTTCATCCGGTGGGACGTTTGTCCTCCCGGCCCTTCCGGACGATGCTTGGGAAATTCTCGGCCTGAAGCCCGAAAAACTCAAGGCCATCCTCCAGGATCACGATCGATCGATCGCCGAAGTGACCGCGGTTTTCCTATAGTCCGGCGTATCGCCCTGACGGATTCATCCGATCTTGAAACGCTGGGTTCTCGTTGATCACCCATACAGGACCAGGCCAAGAACCTATGTCCTTTCACTATGATGTAAATTTTATCAATCCCTTTCTCGAAGGCGTTCTGAACGTCTTGTCCACAATGGCCAACGTCGAGGCCCGGCCGGGCAAACCGTTCCTGAATAAAAAGAGAAAAGCCTTAGGCGACGTGACCGGAGTCATCGACGTCAGCGGATACGCCAGGGGCACCATCGCCCTGTCTTTGTCCAAAGAGTCCATCCTGAAAATCGTCAACAACATGCTCTACGAAAACTACACGGAGATAGACGACCAGATCATGGACGCCGTAGGAGAACTCACGAACATGATCACCGGCCAGGCCCGGGCCAAACTCTCCGAGCAGGGTATGAGCTTCCAGGCCTCCACCCCTCACGTGGTCAACGGCAAGGGTGTTAAGGTCGAACACATCGAAACGGCACCGATTCTGGCCATTCCGTTCCAGACCCCGGACGGAAACTTCACAGTCGAAGTATGCTTCACCGAGAACGAAACCTGAGATGACTCGTACAACTCAACCCATGAGAATCAACCGTCTCGGGATACAAACCACTGACCAACCTCGAAGTGGAGCCAAATCAGGCAATCCCCGCAACGAACCCCCGAAAATAATATCTACGGTCATTGCCACGTCCTCGGAAATCAATTTCGAAGTCGACAGTGAAAACGTCAGGCGACTCGGCTTTCTCCTCTGCAGTCGATTCTCCTCATCCTCGGCTGTGCTTGACTACATCCGATACAACAAGGTTCCCCTGATCGTTCTGGACTCCAACATCGACGACGTCCCCCTACACGATCTCATCTACGCCATCCGCAAACTCCTCAAGGCCGAGTACTCACAAATCGTGGTCATCTCGGACCAGGCCGACGAAAATTTCGTTCTTGATGCGGTCATGGCCGGTTGCACGGGCTTTGTCCTCCGGCCCTACACCTTCGAAACCTTGAGCAAGCACGTCCGTCACAAGCCCGATGTCGACGAAATCAGCCTCGACGAGCAACAACTCGCCCAGGCTCAGGCCAGCCTGAGCACCGGACAATTCAACGAAGCCATCCAGAATTTCGAAGAACTTGTCGAGAACGCCGACAGGGAAAACAGGGACGAAGCCCGGGAATACTTCGATCTGGGGGCCAAATGTCTTCTTGAAAAAAAATTCGGCAAGGCCATCATCGCCTTCAACAACACGCTACGGATCAATCAACTTTACATCAAAGCCTACGAAGGCCTGGCCGGGGCCTTCAAGGGCAAGGGCGACCTGGAAAAATATCAGCTCTATCTCCAGAAGGCCGCTGACGAATATGCCCGGATGGACAATTTCGCCCAGGTCAAAAGAATCTTCGGCGAGATACTCAAAAGGGACATCCACGCCCCGAATCCCTATAACACCCTGGGCATTGAACTCCGTCACAAGAAGATGTTCAACGAGGCCATCAGCGCCTACCAAAACGCCCTCAAACTGAGTCCCGTAGACGAGAACATCTTTTTCAACCTGGCCAAGGCCCACCTGTTCGCGCGCAACTACGAACAATCCCTGGAATCCTTGAAACAGGCGTTGAAACTCAATGCCGATCACACAGAATCGGCGGCACTCTACACCAAAATGACGGGGAAAACGTGGGAAGAGGACCCCCGTGGGTCCTTATTGGACAAGTATCTTCTATCCGATGCGAGTGAAAGCCAGCACAACGAGACATGAACGTATCTGATCAGACCACAATACGGCCATGCCCGATCTGCGGAAAAATGGTCGACCCCGGCAAGGAGCGGCACACCCTCTACCAATGCCGAAACTTCCTCCTCGAACTCTATTTCAAGGAGATGAACCCTGCAAGGAGGATAGCCGTTGAAAAACGTATCGACCTCCTAAACGAGAGGCTCTCCCTCCACGGAAAGAACCTACTGGACACCTGAAGATCTTTTTCGATCAGGTTCTCCGCCTCGGCTTCTTGACTCGCTCGTCAGCCAAGGCCGCCAGTTCCGAGAGCCTACGGTCGACGGCCTCGTAAATCGAGTTCTTGGAAAATCTACCGTTTTTGAGCCGCGCCCCGGCCCTTCTCCCAGTCAGAATCTCCAGTGCCTCCTCAATGGTTTGAACCGGAAAGATGTGAAACATCCCGGCGGCCACAGCCTCGACCACCTCGTCCCGCATCATGAGGTTAATGACGTTGTCACGGGGTATGAGCACCCCCTGCTCCCCAGTCAATCCCCGTCTCCGACAGACCTCGAAGAACCCCTCCACCTTTCTGGCTACTTCCCCGACGGCCATAATGGCTCCCGACTGACTGACCGCTCCGGTAAATGCGTATCCCAGATTGATGGGAACCCCTGAAAGGGCCGAAAGCAATGCCGCCAGCTCAGCTCCGGAGGCCGAATCGCCGTCCACATGGGCGTAGCTCTGTTCGAAGCACAGACTCCCACTCATCACCAGGGGCTTGTTTCGGGCAAATAAATCCAAAAGGTAACTCTTGAGAATCATCATCCCTTTGGTATGGATGGGCCCTCCGAGTTCGGCCTCCCGTTCCAGGTCAAGAATACCGCCGTGCCCGACCCCCACTATACACGATATCTCGTGGGGCAACCCCATGACGTATCCGCCGATTTCACTCACCGAGAGGCCGTTGGCCCGACCCGCGGCAGAACCCTGGGTTCTGACCTTAATCACCTCCCGGTCATAATCGTCCAAAAATTCCTGTTCGTAGAGATTGGCCCGGTAAAGCTGATCCTCCAGGGCCTCGTTCACCGATTCGAGGCCCACTGAGGACCTCCCAGACAGTCCTGCCAAGGCGTTGGCCTCGATCATCACATCACGGATGCGGGAAAATTCCAGGGATAATTTCTGCTGATCCTGAGCCAGCCGGGAACTGGCATCGACCAGCCTGGCTAAGCCGTCCCTGGAAAAGGGCCGCAAGGAGGCCTCCTCGGCAATAACCAGCAGATGACCGATGAAATGCTCGATGGTCTCCGGATTCCGGTCGACCCGTTCCTGGATATGGGCCTTGAGCTTGAAAAACTTGCCAAAACGGTCGTCGTTGAGAAGTAACGTCTCGTACATGGCGTCGGTTCCGACTAGGATGATCTTCAGATCCAAGGGAATGGGTTCGGGCTCCAGGGTTTTTGTCCTGACCAGATCATAGTGGTCCGTCGGATCCTCGAGCCCCGCCTGTCGGGATCGAAGGCACCTGAGCAAACCCTCCCAGGAAAGGGGATGGGTCAGGAGGTCCTCGGCGTGAAGGACGAGGAATCCGCCGTTGGCCCGATGGATGCTTCCCGGTTTCAGGAGGGTGAAGTCCGTGTAGTAGGTGCCCAGCTCAGTTTCCCTCTCGATGCAACCGAGCAGATTGAAAAACGAGGGATTGTTTTCGACTATAACCGGAGCCCCCCCGGTCTCCTCGTGGTCGACAAACAGATTGACCTCGTAGCGATAAAAGAAATTGTCAGCCACCAAGGACTCCGGCCCCTGATCCTGGCCAGGCTCCGGCCCCCGGAACCTGTGGATGTTGTCCAGCATGTCGGCCTTCATCCTGTCCAGGAAGGTCGTACTCTCTTCAGACCAGGAGGAATCCTGGCGGAAGGTCTCCAGTGCCCGGTCGATGACCACACTGCCGACTTTCCGGTCCAGTTCCCGCTCCTTGTCCTTCAGGGTCTGCTCCGCCCGATCGATCTGCCTGGACATGTCCATGACCTTATCCATGATCTCACCGGTCTCGGATTTCAGACGGCGACGAACCTCCGGGGTCAACTTCTCGTACTCCTCGGTCGTCAGAACCTTCCCCTCCACCAGGGGGTAGAGGGACAGCCCTCCACCCTCGTCCAGATTGAGGCTAAAGCCGTTCCGCACGGCCGTCGCATCCATTGACTCCAGCAGACCTTCCCGGGTCTGGTCGAACTCCTTGACCAGGTTGTCGTGCTGCCGGGCATAGCTCTCCTGCTCGAATTGCTCCGGGAGTTCTTCCCTGATCCGACGAACCGCATCGGTCAGTTCCTGCTTGAAACGCCGACCTCGACCCGCCGGAAACCGAAGGGCTCTTGGACGATCCTGGTCCTGAAAATTATGAACATAGGCCCAGTCGTCGGGTCGGGACAAAGTGGCGGCCCTAGGGCCGAGAAAGGTCCTGACCAGATGGCTTCTGCCGAAGCCGGCCTCGCCAGCCACGAAGACGTTGTACTCCATGCCGGGAATCTCAAGGGCCAGATTCAAGGCCCGAATGGCCCGGGGCTGGAAGGATACCTGCTCGTTTCGCGTCCGATCGGCCTTGACCTGCCTCGGATTGAGCCGCACCCGGAGATGGGATGGGGAAAGGGTCTGTTTTTTGGTCATCTTAGTGTTGGTTTGATTTGAAGGCTACACGGACCGCGATCAATTCCTGGCCGCTTCCTTGAGAACGAACCGGGCAAGGTCCGCGTCGTAGAGCTTTGACGGATCCGGCCCTCGACGCCCTTCCTCCCTAAACATTCTGATGGCCCGGTTCACCAGGTCGAGATCAAGCCAGCCGTGCCTGTCCCAGACCTCGGACCGGTCTCGGTTCCAAAGTCTGAATTCGATACTTCCCTCCGACTCTCTGACATACATCCGCTCGCGCTTGTCCGCCGCGTTCGGATAATAATATATCCCTTGGTCGTCTCTCACTGGTTCGCCCCTCCATGCACGATCTTCACGACGGACTCCAAGGCCGCCTTGGGATCGGTCTGCTGAAAAATATTCCGGCCGATGCTGACTCCGCGGACTCCGGTCTCCATGATCTCACAAAGCTGTGCCTGAAAGGACGCAAAATCGGCCTGTCTCGGCCCTCCGGCGACGATCACCGGCACTGGACAATGCTCCACGGCCCTGGAAAAGCTCTCTTTGTGACCAGAATACGGGACCTTGATGAGATCGGCGCCGATCTCGGCCCCCAGACGGATGCAATGAGCCACCAGTGAGGAGTCCGACTCGTTCACGATCTGTCCCCCCCGGGCATAGATCATGGCCAAGACCGGCAGGCCCAACTGATGGGCGTCCTCGACGACCATGCCGAAATCTGCCAGCATCCTGTCCTCGAAATCGTTGCCGATGTTGACGTGGACGGACACCGCATCGGCTCCGGCCCGCAGTGCCTCCGGCACCGAGCAGACCAGGGCCTTGGCGTAGGGCGGGATGCCGTGTCTTGTTCCGGCCGAAAGGTGAAGAATGAGCCCAAGACGCGGCGGGATAGATTGCAGATAGGCTTGAGCCATGCCCCTGTGGAGAATAACTCCCTGGATAGGGCATCCTTTGAGCACGTCAAAAATCGTCTTCGGATTCTCGAATCCGGGCAAGCTCCCCTCGCTGACGCCATGATCCAGAGGCAGGAGAACCGCTCGACCGCTCTTGGGGTCAAAAAAACGCTCAAGCTTCCATTTCCAACTCTTCATATCCAAATTCCTCCATTCAAAGGAGATGATGCGTCGACCAAATCCGGCCGTCGCCAAGTCTTCACGGTCCGATCAGACATCTCCGGCCTTTGCGCTGCAGCCAAGCCAGACCCAGGCCCCGCCAATAGAGGCCCGGGAAGGCCGGTGTCTTAGGACCGCAAGGAAGGCTCGATCCGCTCAAAAGGGCCCTGACTCCCTCCAATTCGTCTAAAAGGACCCCTTCTTCCATGCTCCCGGGCAACAGAGTCCGAAGGCAGGAGGCCGGAGCCAAGCCGGAACCGGTCATTCGGCCCAGAAGGGTCCCCTTCCATTTATACGGACCGGGCAAAACATCAAGGGCCGGGCCGGGCCGGAAAAAAACCCGGCCCTGATCGATCACAGTATCTCCAGGCGGTAGTACGATCCCCGGACCAAGCCCTCGGGTCTCGTCGGCTGCTGAACGAGCCCTGGTTTGAGGCCGAGAATCGGCATCGATGACCGCGCATGTTTTTTTCCCCAGCAGAGCCACGAAAAACCCCTGGGATCCCGAGGCCTGGCCGTCCACGGTCAGGGTCCCCAATTGTGGATCCGATCTGCCGACGACACCCTGAAAAACGGGCACCTCGCATCCTTCGAGGCCCAATTCAGCCACGGCCCATTCAACCTGACGCTCGTTCTCCTCGGGATTCGTCGTGCAGGTCGAATAGACCAGCCTTCCACCCGGGGCCAGAAGGGCCGCGGCCCGGGCCAGAATCCGACGCTGAAGGACCCGAAGAACCGTGGTCTTCTCCGCCGGCCAAAGTTCGCGAATGCCGGGGTGACGCGATTCTGTCCCCCACCCGCTACAGGGGACGTCGCAGAGAATGAAGGGCCATCGACCGTCGAGCAGGGGAATCGATTCCCCGGGATACGAGGAGCAGACCACGTTCAGGTGGCTCATCCGCCGCATGTTGGCCTGCAGGGTAACCATGCGGGTCCGATTGGGCTCGTTGGCCACCACCAGCCCCTCCGGGCCGACCATCTGGGCCAGCATACCGGTCTTGCCTCCCGGACTGGCGCACATGTCTAAAACGACGGATCCGGAAGTGGGGGCCAGGGCCAGCGGCGGGAGCATGGACGACTGATCCTGGATGTAGAGAAATCCGAAGCGAGCGGCCAGTGACCCGCCCAGTGAAAACGGTTCACGCCCCAGGATTCGCCCGAGGGCCCACAAAGGCATGGATTCAAACTCGAAGCCCTCAGCCCGGAGAAGACTCTCGACCGGCCCGATCTGTTCCGGATCGCAGACCAGACGAAAAAAACGCCTCACTTCAAACTACCGATGTCCGGGAATCTCGGCCCGCTTGGCCCATCACGACCCGGCCCCGGAAGTCAAATTCACCGGCTCGGAGCCTTGTCCCCCATCTGTGGGCGGACGCTGGCCCCAATCCAAAGTTTGGGTCAGAAGCCCTTCGTTCTCCAGATAGGCCAGAATGGCCGTGGCACCGACCAGGGTCACCCTGGAAAACCGGTCCAGATCGACCATCAGCATAGGCACCCCACGATATCCGGAGAATCTGAAATAATCTTTGGCACGGCTTATCCTCTCATCCTTGGCCGGATTGATCCGCGTCTTGGGGGGCTCATCCCCCATCTCCATCTCCAAAATGGCCAGGAAGGGATTCTCCATTGTCGCGTTGGAGGCCAGAAAATGGGCGATGCGGGACAGGTCGCGGGGCTTGTTGTCCATGATGTGGAAGGACCAAGGAAAATCGCCCAGGTCGTTGACAGACAGATTGCCCAGGACCTTGGCGCAATGCCCGCAGTGAAGACTGACGAAGAGGTGGAAGGAAGGGTATTCTGTCCACGGATCGCCACCTTCGGGCCATTCCAGAAAGGATGTCTGCTCGAGCCTTGGGGGAATGGGGTCGAGCTTGAGGATCGTGTTGGCCGCGAACCCCGATGTCCAGATAGACAGGCCCAAAAGGACCACGGCCACGGATTTTCGGGCCAGGCCATACTGGAGGAGAATCAAAAACAACCCCAGGCCGATAGCGATGCAGAGCTGACATCTCTCGCCCAGCCCCATGAACTGAAACCCGAGAAGGGCCCCGTCAAATGCCAGGGCCCCAAGCAAGGCCATGGCGAACATGGGCCAAAGAAAAGACGTTCTGTAGCGGCCGGCGAAAAAAGCAAGAAGCCAGAGGAGCAGGAAAAAAACCGCTCCGGCCTGGGTCAGGGCCAGCTCTCCCCATCGCACGTATTCCCCCACCACCTCGCAGGACAAGGTTGTGCACATTCCCCGGCCCTGGGAGACCGTCATCCATACGTCGACCGACAGGGCCAGGGCCATGCCGGCAATGAAAATCAGGAGAAAAAATTGTGCACTCAGCACCCGTCTCTTCAGAAACCGCCAAGGCCCCCCGGCACGATCCCCTGGGGATGTCTTGCCGTCCACAACGATGCGGTCTGACTCACACGACTCGGAGTGGGTCCACTCTGGATATCTCATTGACTCTCGTCCTTAGGCAGGGTTTTCACGTGTACGTCTCGCTGCGGAAACGGAATTTCAATGCCTTCGGCCAGAAACCTCTTGTATACGTCGGTGTTGAGGAGATGGGTGACTTTCCCCCGCATGACCGGCCTCTCGACCCAGCAGAGCAGCTCGTGGTCGAGGCTGGAAT
This window contains:
- a CDS encoding protein-glutamate O-methyltransferase CheR, with protein sequence MSQPSFETLNLRKTPKISDKEFVDLRNFIYESTGIDIPEKRKYLLETRLGTRLKDLSLNTFGDYFNYLKFDPGKTREMENLFQQITTNETSLFRDVKQLQVFEDFVLKDILERQASTKELNIWSAGCSSGEEPYTLGIMLHEALRMAIIGWRVRITANDLSSAMLEKARRGVYNDYAIRTTPPDILNKYFTKETDGYKIHPKVAKLVTFSQINLNDRLALKKIPKSHVVFCRNVIIYFDDEMKKKVISAFYDNLHPDGYLVLGHSESIHKISRSFQPVMKPGGIVYKRMS
- a CDS encoding fructose-bisphosphate aldolase — its product is MKSWKWKLERFFDPKSGRAVLLPLDHGVSEGSLPGFENPKTIFDVLKGCPIQGVILHRGMAQAYLQSIPPRLGLILHLSAGTRHGIPPYAKALVCSVPEALRAGADAVSVHVNIGNDFEDRMLADFGMVVEDAHQLGLPVLAMIYARGGQIVNESDSSLVAHCIRLGAEIGADLIKVPYSGHKESFSRAVEHCPVPVIVAGGPRQADFASFQAQLCEIMETGVRGVSIGRNIFQQTDPKAALESVVKIVHGGANQ
- a CDS encoding tetratricopeptide repeat protein — encoded protein: MTRTTQPMRINRLGIQTTDQPRSGAKSGNPRNEPPKIISTVIATSSEINFEVDSENVRRLGFLLCSRFSSSSAVLDYIRYNKVPLIVLDSNIDDVPLHDLIYAIRKLLKAEYSQIVVISDQADENFVLDAVMAGCTGFVLRPYTFETLSKHVRHKPDVDEISLDEQQLAQAQASLSTGQFNEAIQNFEELVENADRENRDEAREYFDLGAKCLLEKKFGKAIIAFNNTLRINQLYIKAYEGLAGAFKGKGDLEKYQLYLQKAADEYARMDNFAQVKRIFGEILKRDIHAPNPYNTLGIELRHKKMFNEAISAYQNALKLSPVDENIFFNLAKAHLFARNYEQSLESLKQALKLNADHTESAALYTKMTGKTWEEDPRGSLLDKYLLSDASESQHNET
- a CDS encoding ATP-binding protein produces the protein MTKKQTLSPSHLRVRLNPRQVKADRTRNEQVSFQPRAIRALNLALEIPGMEYNVFVAGEAGFGRSHLVRTFLGPRAATLSRPDDWAYVHNFQDQDRPRALRFPAGRGRRFKQELTDAVRRIREELPEQFEQESYARQHDNLVKEFDQTREGLLESMDATAVRNGFSLNLDEGGGLSLYPLVEGKVLTTEEYEKLTPEVRRRLKSETGEIMDKVMDMSRQIDRAEQTLKDKERELDRKVGSVVIDRALETFRQDSSWSEESTTFLDRMKADMLDNIHRFRGPEPGQDQGPESLVADNFFYRYEVNLFVDHEETGGAPVIVENNPSFFNLLGCIERETELGTYYTDFTLLKPGSIHRANGGFLVLHAEDLLTHPLSWEGLLRCLRSRQAGLEDPTDHYDLVRTKTLEPEPIPLDLKIILVGTDAMYETLLLNDDRFGKFFKLKAHIQERVDRNPETIEHFIGHLLVIAEEASLRPFSRDGLARLVDASSRLAQDQQKLSLEFSRIRDVMIEANALAGLSGRSSVGLESVNEALEDQLYRANLYEQEFLDDYDREVIKVRTQGSAAGRANGLSVSEIGGYVMGLPHEISCIVGVGHGGILDLEREAELGGPIHTKGMMILKSYLLDLFARNKPLVMSGSLCFEQSYAHVDGDSASGAELAALLSALSGVPINLGYAFTGAVSQSGAIMAVGEVARKVEGFFEVCRRRGLTGEQGVLIPRDNVINLMMRDEVVEAVAAGMFHIFPVQTIEEALEILTGRRAGARLKNGRFSKNSIYEAVDRRLSELAALADERVKKPRRRT
- a CDS encoding RsmB/NOP family class I SAM-dependent RNA methyltransferase, yielding MPLWALGRILGREPFSLGGSLAARFGFLYIQDQSSMLPPLALAPTSGSVVLDMCASPGGKTGMLAQMVGPEGLVVANEPNRTRMVTLQANMRRMSHLNVVCSSYPGESIPLLDGRWPFILCDVPCSGWGTESRHPGIRELWPAEKTTVLRVLQRRILARAAALLAPGGRLVYSTCTTNPEENERQVEWAVAELGLEGCEVPVFQGVVGRSDPQLGTLTVDGQASGSQGFFVALLGKKTCAVIDADSRPQTRARSAADETRGLGPGIVLPPGDTVIDQGRVFFRPGPALDVLPGPYKWKGTLLGRMTGSGLAPASCLRTLLPGSMEEGVLLDELEGVRALLSGSSLPCGPKTPAFPGLYWRGLGLAWLQRKGRRCLIGP
- a CDS encoding chemotaxis protein CheX; amino-acid sequence: MSFHYDVNFINPFLEGVLNVLSTMANVEARPGKPFLNKKRKALGDVTGVIDVSGYARGTIALSLSKESILKIVNNMLYENYTEIDDQIMDAVGELTNMITGQARAKLSEQGMSFQASTPHVVNGKGVKVEHIETAPILAIPFQTPDGNFTVEVCFTENET
- a CDS encoding HDOD domain-containing protein: MVLAKDIPGLDGGVFMAKGTCLDPGSIEALDDLGAPFVFVTPGHDDTSLAVSRTEDYVARFFAYVNPDNPAILELYRLVLERAYKSVFPKWLLPCEKDLRAKNVEHMKDLFFKDHGDIDELVRHETELASFPDVYFKIKEILDSPTSSAADIAKVVASDVGLSAKLLRLVNSSLFSFSSKIDSVTHAVSLIGTRELATLALGISTINFFKDIPPELIDMKVFWRHSLSCGVFGKLIAGQIPEFKADKFFTAGLLHDCGRLIMYKNMPYASVQALLSARTEMLPLVDAEQQILGFNHTEVARKLMETWSFPSNLTTIIGGHHDPMASDEPRETAVITLADILANAAAISSGGTFVLPALPDDAWEILGLKPEKLKAILQDHDRSIAEVTAVFL